From the genome of Maridesulfovibrio ferrireducens:
GATCAATCTTGATACAGGCATAACCATTCGTTCAATGTGGATCAGAGACGGCAAGTGCCACTGGCAGGCCGGGGCCGGAATTGTTTATGATTCCGATCCTGAAATGGAATGGAAAGAATGCAACAACAAGGCAAGAGTTTTAAGAGAAATTTTGCAATCGGAGGGCGGCGATGTTTTTGCTTGTTGATAATTTTGATTCGTTCACATTCAATCTGGTTCAGGCTTTTCAGCAGCTGGGTGCAGAGCCTCTTGTCCTTAGAAATGACCGTGAGGAAATTCTGGAACTTGCTGAATCCGGAAAACTTGAGCGGGTCTGTCTTTCTCCCGGACCGAGCACTCCTCAGAATGCCGGTCTCAGCCTTGAGTTTCTATCCCGTCTTCCTAAGGAAGTTCCGGTTATGGGAGTTTGTTTAGGGCATCAGACTCTCGGACATTTTGCCGGAGCGTCGGTTGTCCGGGCGGGGCGCATTATGCACGGTAAAACTTCAATGGTTTATCATAATAATGATGGGTTGTTCAGTGGATTGGATGATCCTTTTGAAGTCTGCCGTTATCATTCTTTAGTGGTGAATGTTGATGAAGCTCCTGAGATTCTAGAGCTCACAGCATGGACAGATCAGCAGGAAGTCATGGGACTTCGTTACAAAGATCGTCCGTGGGCGGGAGTGCAGTTTCATCCCGAGTCTATTTTGACTCCGGACGGACCGAAGCTTCTGAAGAACTTTCTTGAGGGAAATATTTAATCAACTTTCATTAATTTAAGGATATAGGGATAGTAAAATGGCGGAATGTGTAACCACGGCTTTGACTGAATTGACCTTCGGGAGAGACCTTTCAACGGAACTGGCTGATTGTGTTTTTGAATCTCTTTTTTCAGGGGAAGTATCCCCGGTACAGGCCGGAGCATTGCTCATGGGGCTTCGTACAAAGGGAGAAACGGCTTCGGAAGTTGCATCCGGCGTAAACGCCGCGCTTAAAGAAGCTAAGCTTGTTAAAGGGCTGACCGGACAGTTGATCGACACATGCGGAACAGGTGGTGACGGGAGTAACAGTTTTAACTGTTCAACTGCCGTGGCTCTTTATCTGGCAGATATGGGATACAAGGTGGTTAAGCATGGAAACAGGGCGGTTTCTTCTTCCTGCGGAAGTGCTGATATCCTTGAAGAGTTGGAGATTCCAATAACAACCACAGCCGAAAATGTACCTGAAGTTCTTGAGCGTGATAATTTTGTATTTCTTTTTGCTCCTAATTATCATCCGGCCTTCGGGAAAGTAGCTCCAATTAGGAAAGAACTCGGAATCCCGACTCTTTTTAATCTCATGGGACCGCTTTTAAATCCCGCCCGCCCGACTCATCAGATTCTGGGTGTCGGCAGACCGGAAACAATGCGCCTTATGGCGGAAGTTCTTGCTTTGACAGATGTCGGTAAAGCTTACGTTGTGCACGGAGCAGGACGTTTTGACGAGCTGACACCTTTCGGTATTAACAAGGCTATTCTTGTGGATGATGGAATGCTGACCGAGCTTGAAATTGATCCGGCTGATTATGGTTTTGCTCTTTCTTCTCCTGCGGATGTAGCTGTTACGGATCGTAAGAATGCCCGCGAAACTCTTCGTAAAGTTTTAGCCGGAAAAGCTCCGCAGCCTATGCTTGATATGGTGGCACTTAATCTTGGAGCCGCCCTTTCGTTGCTTGATGGAACCAGTCTTGCTGATGGCATTGAAAAAGCAAAAGCAAAAATCGCGGTGGGCGTGAGTAAGGAGTATTAGAAGATGCTTGAGAAGTTTCGCATAGCCAAACAAAGTGAAGTGGATATGCTCCATAAGGCCAAGGCGGAAGGGGCGCTTCCCACTCCATATACCGGAGTTCGTCCTTCATTTGCTGACGCGATAAGGCGTGATGAATCGGGTATGAAAGTTATTGCTGAATATAAGCGGGCGTCACCTTCCAAGGGGGATATAAATCTCGGTTTAAGTCCTGCCGAAGTGGCGGCTATGTATGCCGGAGGCGGCGCTTCTGCAATTTCAGTTTTAACGGAAGAGCAGTATTTTAAAGGAAGTATCAGCTATCTTGATGAAATTAAATCTTGCGGGTTGCCGATGCTTCGCAAAGATTTTCTGGTTGATCCGCTTCAGATTGTTCAGACTGCGGCGACTCCTGCTTCGGCTCTATTAATTATAGTACGCATGTTCGCTGATGACGGTCTGCTTAAGGAAATGATTGATAAAACTCATGATGCCGGACTTGATGCGGTGGTTGAGGCTTTTGATTTGCAAGACCTTATGCGGGCTAAAAAGGCGGGGGCGCGGATAATACAGATTAATAACCGAGATCTTGATAACCTCGGAATCGACATGAGCAGGTCGGTAGAGTTTATTAAAGAGCGAGATGACAGCGAAATCTGGATTTGTGCCAGCGGTATTAATGAACCGGATGATTGCATAAAAATGGCAGAACTCGGTTATGACAGCGTGTTAGTCGGAACATCCATAATGTCGAGCGCAAGCCCGCAGGATAAACTGGCCGCTCTTGTTGCCGGATCTGCGTTTGGAGGTGGGCGATGAATCAACTTATCAAAGTATGCGGCATGACCCGCGTTGAAGATGTTGCTAATTGTGAAGAACTGGGCGCTGATTTTTTGGGATTTATTTTTCATCCCTCAAGCCCTAGGTGTGTGGATGCGGAGTTTGTGCGTTCGGTTGAGGTTACAAAAGCTAAAAAAGTCGGCGTATTTGTAAAGCAAAGTGCTGCGGAAATACGCGAGATTATGAAGAATGCAAAACTTGATTTTGCGCAGCTTCATGGCGGGCAGAATGAAGAATTCTGCAAAGCGATCGGCAAAGAGCGCGTGATCAAAGTTCTTTGGCCCCAGCGTTATGATTCGGTGAAGGAGTTTCAGGATGATATTGACCGCTTTGCACCTTTTTGCAGTTATATGCTCTTTGATGCTGGAAGTTCCGGCGGCGGTCATGGCAAAACGCTCGATTTTTCAGTTTTTTCAGAAGTGAAAATCCAGATACCGTGGTTGCTCGCAGGTGGTCTTTCATCAAAAAATTTATTGGAAGCCATAAGTAGTGCAAAACCAGACGGTGTTGATTTGAATTCCGGTGTGGAAGTCAGCCCCGGTATTAAAGATATAAATAAATTGAGTGCAGCTTTTGTTTCAGTGCACTTAGCAAATAAGAGGAAAAAGTCATGAAAAGAGGATATTATGGGGATTTCGGCGGACAGTTTGTGCCTGAATTGCTTATGCCTCCACTTTTGGAGCTTGAAGAGGCAATGGGAAGAATTTTAAAATCGGCGGAATTTCAGCAGGAATTTACACGTTTACTTAAAGATTTTGTGGGCCGTCCTACAGCGCTTACTCATTGTGCAAACCTTTCACGCGAGCTCGGTTTCAACCTCTGGCTGAAACGTGAAGACTTAGCTCATACCGGTGCTCATAAAGTTAACAACACCGTCGGTCAGGCCTTGTTGACCAAGATGATGGGTAAACCCAGACTTCTGGCGGAAACCGGAGCAGGTCAACATGGGGTTGCAACTGCAACAGCCGCTGCTCTTCTTGATCTTGAATGTGAAATTTATATGGGCGCTGTCGACGTAAAACGTCAGTCTCATAACGTTCGCCGCATGGAACTTCTCGGCGCAAAGTGCATTCCTGTCGAATCCGGTACGCAGACTTTGAAAGATGCGATAAATGCCGCGCTTCGTCAGTGGATCGCTAATCAGCGCACTACTCATTACTGCTTCGGAACAGCAGCCGGACCGCATCCGTTCCCTCTTCTTGTAAGAGAATTTCAGTCCGTAATCGGTCGTGAAGCAAAGCAGCAGTTTAAAGAACGTACAGGTGAGATGCCTTATATGGTTGTTGCCTGTGTGGGCGGCGGTTCCAATGCAATCGGTATGTTCCACGAATTTGTTAATGAAAAAACAGTGAAGATTGTAGGCGTAGAAGCTGCCGGAACAGGCAAACCAGGATGCACTAATTCCGCACCTATTAATCTGGGTACTCCCGGAGTGCTTCACGGAATGAATACTTTGTTATTACAGACAGATGAAGGGCAGATACTTCCATCACATTCCATCGCCGCCGGACTTGATTATCCCGGTGTCGGGCCGGAACATGTCCATCTTCACGATTGCGGCAGAGCGCAGTACGGCATGGTGAATGACAGTCAGGCTATCAATGCTTTCCATGTACTTTGCCGTAAGGAAGGAATTCTTCCCGCGCTTGAAAGTTCTCATGCTGTAGCGTGGGTGCTCGAAAACAAGGATTCGATTCCTAAAGATGCAAACGTAATTGTGAATCTATCCGGTCGCGGAGATAAAGATATGGGTATTTTGGAAGATTACCTCAAGCAGCACGGAAAATAGTGGAGCAGATAAAATGAGTATTACAACACTTGCTGATAAAATAAACGAAGCCAATGCAGAAGGGCGCACAGCTCTGATTCCTTTTCTTCCCGGTGGATATCCGAACAAAGATATATTCTGGAAAGAAATTCTCGAACTTGATGCAAACGGCGCAGACATAATCGAAATAGGAATGCCTTTTTCCGATCCTGTTGCGGACGGTCCCGTCGTCGAAGCCGCATCTCTCAAGTGCCTTGATGCCGGAGTAAATCTGAAATGGATTATTGAGGAGCTCGCAAAAGTTCGGTCGCAGATCAGCGCAGGAATCGTGCTGATGGGATATTATAATCCCGTATTGCAATACGGGCTTGAGAAGTTTGCAAAGGATGCCAATGCTGCGGGAGTAAATGGTTTAATTATTGCCGATTTACCGTATGAGGAAGGTGTTGAATTCCGTGATTTACTGGCGGAAAACGAAGTAGTCCTTGTACCGCTGGTAGGACTGAACACAACACCTGAACGTATGAAACTTTACGCTGATGGTGGAAACGGGTTCTGCTATTTTGTTTCTGTATTAGGAACAACAGGCGATCGCGATTCACTGCCTGATGAAATTAAGGTCGGTCTCAAAAACGCGAAGGAAATATTTGATATTCCCGTAGCTCTGGGTTTTGGGTTGAAACACCCGTCACAGCTGATACCGCTTGAAGGATTGGTCGACGCGGCCGTTTTCGGGTCAGCTCTCATCCGTCATATCGATGATGGTAAAAGTAGCGCTGAATTTATGAAGGTCTGGAAGAAATAATATTAGAGATAGGCGTTGATGATCAGCCTTTGGTTACCAGAGGGGGAACTTTTTTATGAAAGTTTTCTCTCTGGTTTTTTTGTCGAAACTTCCCAACTACATCCCTTATGGATAAATAACCGTCCAATCCTTAACCTTGTCATTAATTACGCC
Proteins encoded in this window:
- a CDS encoding anthranilate synthase component II, giving the protein MFLLVDNFDSFTFNLVQAFQQLGAEPLVLRNDREEILELAESGKLERVCLSPGPSTPQNAGLSLEFLSRLPKEVPVMGVCLGHQTLGHFAGASVVRAGRIMHGKTSMVYHNNDGLFSGLDDPFEVCRYHSLVVNVDEAPEILELTAWTDQQEVMGLRYKDRPWAGVQFHPESILTPDGPKLLKNFLEGNI
- the trpD gene encoding anthranilate phosphoribosyltransferase — translated: MAECVTTALTELTFGRDLSTELADCVFESLFSGEVSPVQAGALLMGLRTKGETASEVASGVNAALKEAKLVKGLTGQLIDTCGTGGDGSNSFNCSTAVALYLADMGYKVVKHGNRAVSSSCGSADILEELEIPITTTAENVPEVLERDNFVFLFAPNYHPAFGKVAPIRKELGIPTLFNLMGPLLNPARPTHQILGVGRPETMRLMAEVLALTDVGKAYVVHGAGRFDELTPFGINKAILVDDGMLTELEIDPADYGFALSSPADVAVTDRKNARETLRKVLAGKAPQPMLDMVALNLGAALSLLDGTSLADGIEKAKAKIAVGVSKEY
- a CDS encoding indole-3-glycerol-phosphate synthase → MLEKFRIAKQSEVDMLHKAKAEGALPTPYTGVRPSFADAIRRDESGMKVIAEYKRASPSKGDINLGLSPAEVAAMYAGGGASAISVLTEEQYFKGSISYLDEIKSCGLPMLRKDFLVDPLQIVQTAATPASALLIIVRMFADDGLLKEMIDKTHDAGLDAVVEAFDLQDLMRAKKAGARIIQINNRDLDNLGIDMSRSVEFIKERDDSEIWICASGINEPDDCIKMAELGYDSVLVGTSIMSSASPQDKLAALVAGSAFGGGR
- a CDS encoding phosphoribosylanthranilate isomerase, encoding MNQLIKVCGMTRVEDVANCEELGADFLGFIFHPSSPRCVDAEFVRSVEVTKAKKVGVFVKQSAAEIREIMKNAKLDFAQLHGGQNEEFCKAIGKERVIKVLWPQRYDSVKEFQDDIDRFAPFCSYMLFDAGSSGGGHGKTLDFSVFSEVKIQIPWLLAGGLSSKNLLEAISSAKPDGVDLNSGVEVSPGIKDINKLSAAFVSVHLANKRKKS
- the trpB gene encoding tryptophan synthase subunit beta, giving the protein MKRGYYGDFGGQFVPELLMPPLLELEEAMGRILKSAEFQQEFTRLLKDFVGRPTALTHCANLSRELGFNLWLKREDLAHTGAHKVNNTVGQALLTKMMGKPRLLAETGAGQHGVATATAAALLDLECEIYMGAVDVKRQSHNVRRMELLGAKCIPVESGTQTLKDAINAALRQWIANQRTTHYCFGTAAGPHPFPLLVREFQSVIGREAKQQFKERTGEMPYMVVACVGGGSNAIGMFHEFVNEKTVKIVGVEAAGTGKPGCTNSAPINLGTPGVLHGMNTLLLQTDEGQILPSHSIAAGLDYPGVGPEHVHLHDCGRAQYGMVNDSQAINAFHVLCRKEGILPALESSHAVAWVLENKDSIPKDANVIVNLSGRGDKDMGILEDYLKQHGK
- the trpA gene encoding tryptophan synthase subunit alpha, producing MSITTLADKINEANAEGRTALIPFLPGGYPNKDIFWKEILELDANGADIIEIGMPFSDPVADGPVVEAASLKCLDAGVNLKWIIEELAKVRSQISAGIVLMGYYNPVLQYGLEKFAKDANAAGVNGLIIADLPYEEGVEFRDLLAENEVVLVPLVGLNTTPERMKLYADGGNGFCYFVSVLGTTGDRDSLPDEIKVGLKNAKEIFDIPVALGFGLKHPSQLIPLEGLVDAAVFGSALIRHIDDGKSSAEFMKVWKK